In a genomic window of Suricata suricatta isolate VVHF042 chromosome 12, meerkat_22Aug2017_6uvM2_HiC, whole genome shotgun sequence:
- the DNAJC5 gene encoding dnaJ homolog subfamily C member 5 — MADQRQRSLSTSGESLYHVLGLDKNATSDDIKKSYRKLALKYHPDKNPDNPEAADKFKEINNAHAILTDATKRNIYDKYGSLGLYVAEQFGEENVNTYFVLSSWWAKALFVVCGLLTCCYCCCCLCCCFNCCCGRCKPRAPAGDAAGFYVSPEDLEAQLQSDEREAADTPIVMQPASATETTQLTADSHPSYHTDGFN, encoded by the exons ATGGCAGACCAGAGACAGCGCTCACTCTCTACCTCTGGGGAATCGCTCTACCATGTGCTGGGGCTAGACAAGAACGCGACCTCAGATGACATTAAAAAGTCCTATCG gaAACTTGCCTTGAAATATCACCCTGACAAGAACCCTGATAACCCAGAGGCTGCAGACAAGTTCAAGGAGATCAACAATGCCCACGCCATCCTGACCGACGCCACGAAAAGAAACATCTATGACAAGTACGGGTCGCTGGGACTGTACGTGGCCGAGCAGTTTGGGGAGGAGAATGTGAACACCTACTTTGTGCTCTCCAGCTGGTGGGCCAAG GCGCTGTTTGTCGTGTGCGGCCTCCTCacctgctgctactgctgctgctgcctctgCTGCTGCTTCAACTGCTGCTGCGGGAGGTGCAAGCCCAGGGCGCCCGCGGGCGACGCCGCCGGCTTCTACGTGTCCCCCGAGGACCTGGAGGCGCAGCTGCAGTCGGACGAGCGGG AGGCTGCGGACACGCCGATCGTCATGCAGCCGGCGTCCGCCACGGAGACCACCCAGCTCACGGCCGACTCCCACCCCAGCTACCACACCGACGGGTTCAACTAA